In Haemorhous mexicanus isolate bHaeMex1 chromosome 6, bHaeMex1.pri, whole genome shotgun sequence, a single window of DNA contains:
- the SIVA1 gene encoding apoptosis regulatory protein Siva isoform X1 gives MPKRSCPFGDAAPLQLKTRVGLRELSRGVRGEEYRREVFERTRRLLFRGAQAYMEGAAAAARAGEPGPAGEAQGEGPRWSGQLLIGHDGKLRRRPADRVPPLGASRACSSCVRTADMKEACAQCDRLVCQSCSRLCSCCNTVTCSMCSTVDYGDVGEQVLCNGCSVFQV, from the exons ATGCCGAAGCGCTCCTGCCCCTTCGGGGACGCGGCCCCGCTCCAGCTGAAGACCCGCGTGGGGCTGCGGGAGCTGAGCCGCGGCGTGCGGGGCGAGGAGTACCGGCGGGAGGTGTTCG AGAGGACCCGGCGGCTGCTCTTCAGGGGTGCCCAGGCGTACATGGAGGGCGCGGCGGCCGCCGCCCGTGCGGGGGAGCCGGGGCCGGCCGGGGAGGCGCAGGGCGAGGGGCCCCGCTGGAGCGGGCAGCTCCTCATCGGCCACGACGGGAAACTGCGGCGGCGGCCCGCGGACAGGG TTCCGCCGCTGGGAGCGTCCAGAGCCTGCTCGTCGTGTGTGAGAACGGCCGACATGAAGGAGGCGTGTGCGCAGTGTGACCGGCTCgtctgccagagctgcagcaggctctgcagctgctgtaacACGGTTACCTGCTCTATGTGCTCCACTGTTGA ttatggtgATGTGGGAGAGCAAGTTCTCTGCAATGGTTGTTCAGTATTTCAAGTCTGA
- the SIVA1 gene encoding apoptosis regulatory protein Siva isoform X2: MPKRSCPFGDAAPLQLKTRVGLRELSRGVRGEEYRREVFERTRRLLFRGAQAYMEGAAAAARAGEPGPAGEAQGEGPRWSGQLLIGHDGKLRRRPADRVPPLGASRACSSCVRTADMKEACAQCDRLVCQSCSRLCSCCNTVTCSMCSTVDCDMPVWKGPLCALTWCS, translated from the exons ATGCCGAAGCGCTCCTGCCCCTTCGGGGACGCGGCCCCGCTCCAGCTGAAGACCCGCGTGGGGCTGCGGGAGCTGAGCCGCGGCGTGCGGGGCGAGGAGTACCGGCGGGAGGTGTTCG AGAGGACCCGGCGGCTGCTCTTCAGGGGTGCCCAGGCGTACATGGAGGGCGCGGCGGCCGCCGCCCGTGCGGGGGAGCCGGGGCCGGCCGGGGAGGCGCAGGGCGAGGGGCCCCGCTGGAGCGGGCAGCTCCTCATCGGCCACGACGGGAAACTGCGGCGGCGGCCCGCGGACAGGG TTCCGCCGCTGGGAGCGTCCAGAGCCTGCTCGTCGTGTGTGAGAACGGCCGACATGAAGGAGGCGTGTGCGCAGTGTGACCGGCTCgtctgccagagctgcagcaggctctgcagctgctgtaacACGGTTACCTGCTCTATGTGCTCCACTGTTGA TTGTGATATGCCTGTCTGGAAGGGACCACTCTGTGCTCTTACCTGGTGTTCCTGA